In Gammaproteobacteria bacterium, one DNA window encodes the following:
- a CDS encoding STAS/SEC14 domain-containing protein, which translates to MITIQKKDNLIIVAIIGEFTLADYNEFEQQVLYQSHFGGVANLLFDWRDMLDYTVDVAWEEIKFMRDHGSEFNRVAVVTDDEWQAWGAWVSNLFINANVTVFHDYEDAEKWASEGEPSR; encoded by the coding sequence ATGATTACGATTCAAAAGAAAGACAATCTCATTATTGTCGCGATTATCGGCGAATTCACGCTTGCTGATTATAATGAATTCGAGCAGCAAGTGCTTTATCAGTCTCATTTTGGCGGTGTGGCGAATCTTTTGTTCGATTGGCGCGATATGCTGGATTACACCGTTGATGTGGCATGGGAGGAAATCAAATTCATGCGCGATCATGGCAGCGAATTCAATCGGGTGGCGGTTGTTACCGACGATGAATGGCAAGCCTGGGGGGCGTGGGTTTCCAATTTGTTCATCAACGCCAATGTAACGGTATTTCACGATTATGAAGACGCGGAAAAATGGGCCTCGGAGGGCGAACCGTCCCGGTAA
- a CDS encoding aromatic ring-hydroxylating dioxygenase subunit alpha produces the protein MSNMAEISQLAEMSTQLPVNWYLDPKILEVEKRILFDHGPGYVGHEVMVPNVGDYYVPEWMNNAKVLMRNEQGIELLSNVCRHRQALLLSGRNNTKSIVCPIHRWTYALNGKLLGAPHFDQNPCLNLSKTALQNWNGLLFSGERDVANDMANLNVLHDFNFSGYQFERVQIDHYHCNWKTFIEVYLEDYHVDPFHPGLSHFVDTKKLDWQLGDWYSVQTVAIDSARLQKPGTSVYAKWHEQVLQQTNGEMPPHGAIWLLYYPNVMLEWYPHTLIISTILPTGVESCTNVVEFYYPEEIALFERDFVEAEQAAYKETALEDDEICRLMTAGRRALYEQGLNETGPYQMPMEEGMKHFHQFLQREIGPYTR, from the coding sequence ATGTCTAACATGGCTGAGATTTCACAACTGGCGGAGATGTCGACACAGCTTCCCGTCAACTGGTACTTGGATCCCAAAATTCTTGAAGTTGAGAAGCGTATTTTGTTTGATCACGGACCCGGCTACGTGGGGCATGAAGTGATGGTGCCGAATGTGGGTGACTATTATGTACCGGAATGGATGAATAATGCCAAGGTGCTGATGCGTAACGAACAAGGCATCGAATTGCTGTCCAATGTCTGTCGTCATCGTCAAGCGCTTTTACTGTCAGGCAGAAACAACACCAAAAGTATCGTATGTCCAATTCATCGCTGGACGTATGCGTTGAATGGCAAGTTACTGGGTGCGCCGCATTTCGACCAGAATCCCTGTTTGAATCTGAGCAAAACGGCCCTGCAAAACTGGAATGGTTTACTGTTTAGTGGTGAACGCGATGTTGCCAACGACATGGCCAATCTGAACGTGCTGCATGATTTCAATTTCTCCGGCTACCAGTTCGAGCGCGTGCAAATCGATCACTATCACTGCAACTGGAAAACTTTCATCGAGGTGTATCTGGAAGATTATCACGTTGATCCATTTCATCCCGGTTTGAGCCATTTCGTCGACACTAAAAAGCTCGACTGGCAACTCGGTGATTGGTATAGCGTGCAGACGGTTGCGATCGATAGCGCGCGCTTGCAAAAGCCCGGTACCTCGGTGTATGCCAAATGGCACGAGCAAGTGCTGCAGCAAACCAATGGCGAGATGCCGCCGCATGGTGCGATCTGGTTGCTCTATTATCCCAATGTCATGCTGGAATGGTATCCGCACACCCTCATCATCAGTACGATACTGCCGACCGGTGTTGAGAGCTGCACGAATGTGGTTGAATTCTATTATCCGGAGGAAATCGCATTATTTGAACGCGATTTTGTTGAAGCCGAACAGGCGGCATATAAAGAAACTGCGCTCGAAGATGATGAGATTTGCCGCTTAATGACCGCGGGACGACGGGCTCTCTATGAGCAGGGTTTGAATGAGACCGGACCGTACCAAATGCCGATGGAAGAGGGCATGAAGCACTTCCATCAATTCCTGCAGCGCGAAATAGGTCCGTATACCCGGTAA
- a CDS encoding adhesin, whose amino-acid sequence MKSKQPLGKNSWISILSTVFVVGLAACDSSSEKASETSSASSASSAAATAKRNTPTGPATGILVDSPVSGVAFAATSGKSGTTDEKGNFNFNHGDKIEFKLGSLTLGNIQGSQIVTPIELAGDNNNKLQNLLVLLQSLDSDSDLSNGIAISRETAAAVKGSINLDSNPESFAESAGLKDIMSASGIQGEIRTLEEARNHFLSQGVALLSAQVWVSYTNQTASVLRVAADSSGEYLQGDARPDDSCDENRVCGGKTVFQAGVEYGVAKATDFDNRGFKLVSTPSVDTNLKAGFSNPGPTRRVRTDGFELINSDIVTVQRAREQGSVFGELFHIAKPIQLSDENEVAEKEVKESRYSKIDNDANGITGAWAYDNEAIKTQTLVFFPNGKFMMIDPTGATQREDQAKCAKPGIEFASYAYDKGSSKLNLSSYTYNTNGCAGFSDVEGGIGFSINSDGSTAKLDKPGEQSVTLYRISK is encoded by the coding sequence ATGAAATCTAAACAGCCGTTAGGAAAAAATTCATGGATATCCATATTATCCACAGTATTTGTTGTCGGTCTAGCCGCCTGCGACAGCAGCAGTGAAAAAGCATCCGAAACCTCATCCGCTTCATCCGCTTCGTCAGCAGCAGCCACTGCTAAAAGAAACACACCGACAGGCCCGGCTACCGGCATTTTAGTCGATTCTCCCGTTTCCGGCGTAGCATTTGCGGCAACTTCCGGAAAATCAGGCACCACTGACGAGAAAGGCAATTTTAATTTCAATCATGGTGACAAAATTGAATTTAAATTGGGCAGTTTGACACTGGGCAATATTCAGGGTTCACAAATTGTGACACCGATTGAATTGGCCGGTGACAACAACAATAAACTGCAAAATCTGCTGGTCTTACTGCAATCATTGGATTCCGACAGCGACCTTTCCAACGGTATCGCGATTTCGCGTGAAACCGCCGCGGCTGTTAAAGGATCGATTAATTTGGATAGCAATCCGGAATCATTTGCCGAATCTGCCGGTTTAAAAGACATCATGTCTGCCAGCGGCATCCAAGGTGAAATCAGAACACTCGAAGAAGCCCGCAATCACTTCCTGTCACAAGGCGTTGCATTGCTTAGCGCACAAGTCTGGGTCAGTTACACCAATCAAACTGCCAGCGTACTGCGGGTAGCCGCCGACAGCAGCGGAGAGTACTTGCAAGGCGATGCAAGACCGGATGATTCTTGCGACGAGAACCGGGTCTGCGGCGGAAAAACCGTCTTTCAGGCCGGTGTTGAATACGGCGTTGCCAAAGCAACCGACTTCGATAACCGAGGCTTCAAGCTGGTCAGTACACCCAGCGTCGATACCAATCTAAAAGCCGGTTTCTCCAATCCCGGCCCTACTCGACGCGTGCGCACCGATGGCTTTGAATTGATCAATTCCGACATTGTTACCGTGCAAAGGGCGCGTGAACAAGGCAGCGTATTCGGCGAACTTTTCCATATCGCCAAACCCATTCAGTTGAGCGATGAAAACGAAGTCGCCGAAAAAGAAGTGAAAGAATCGCGTTATTCAAAAATCGATAACGATGCCAACGGTATTACCGGCGCATGGGCCTATGACAATGAAGCGATCAAAACACAAACTTTGGTTTTCTTCCCCAACGGTAAATTTATGATGATCGATCCGACCGGTGCCACGCAACGTGAAGATCAAGCAAAATGTGCAAAGCCCGGGATTGAATTCGCTTCCTACGCCTATGACAAAGGCAGCAGCAAGTTGAATTTATCGAGCTATACCTACAATACCAACGGTTGTGCCGGTTTCTCCGATGTCGAGGGCGGTATTGGTTTTTCCATTAATTCTGACGGTAGTACCGCCAAATTGGACAAACCCGGTGAACAATCCGTCACCCTTTACCGCATTTCAAAATAA
- a CDS encoding SirB2 family protein: MSYALLKMIHVSSVILSYSLFFLRGIWLMRDSDSLRQRWVKVLPHVIDTVLLTSAILLAIAIQQNPLQNSWLTAKVAGLLVYIGLGMVAMRFGKNRQVKITAWVAAQCVFVYIVLVAITKSPLLGIG; encoded by the coding sequence GTGAGTTACGCATTGTTGAAAATGATTCATGTCAGTAGCGTGATTTTGAGTTATTCACTGTTTTTTCTACGCGGTATCTGGTTGATGCGCGACTCGGATAGTTTGCGCCAACGCTGGGTCAAGGTTTTGCCGCATGTCATCGACACCGTTTTGCTGACCAGCGCCATTCTGCTTGCGATAGCCATTCAGCAAAACCCGCTGCAAAACTCCTGGCTAACCGCCAAAGTTGCCGGTTTGTTGGTGTATATCGGTCTCGGTATGGTGGCGATGCGTTTCGGTAAAAACCGTCAAGTAAAAATCACTGCTTGGGTAGCTGCACAGTGTGTATTTGTCTATATCGTATTGGTTGCGATCACTAAAAGCCCGTTATTAGGCATCGGCTAA
- a CDS encoding GNAT family N-acetyltransferase, translating to MDFSTLCFEKAGIHQAQAISDLINLTYRGSIGWTTEAAIIQGDRTNRQEIEAAMLNPAGHFFVVNRLSALAACIYIAAENDRAYIGFFSVHPSLQGQGFGSYMLEQAEMFARDSLQAQTFVLFVISQRPELIAFYQRRGYRGTGRIEVFPSYLGVPKIAGLTIEYLEKSALLC from the coding sequence ATGGATTTCTCGACTTTATGCTTTGAAAAAGCCGGTATCCATCAGGCGCAAGCAATCAGCGATTTGATCAATTTAACATATCGCGGGTCCATAGGTTGGACAACGGAAGCCGCGATCATTCAAGGCGATCGAACCAACCGGCAGGAAATCGAAGCCGCCATGTTGAATCCGGCCGGGCATTTTTTTGTCGTTAACCGGCTCTCCGCACTCGCCGCATGCATTTACATTGCAGCGGAAAATGATCGGGCATACATCGGTTTTTTCTCAGTTCATCCCAGTTTGCAAGGACAAGGATTCGGAAGCTATATGCTCGAACAGGCCGAAATGTTCGCCCGTGACTCCTTGCAGGCACAAACATTTGTTTTATTCGTAATATCGCAGCGACCTGAATTGATCGCTTTTTATCAGCGCAGAGGGTATCGCGGCACGGGACGGATAGAGGTTTTTCCTTCATATCTCGGTGTACCGAAAATTGCCGGATTGACAATTGAATATCTTGAAAAAAGCGCTTTGCTTTGTTGA
- a CDS encoding carbonic anhydrase family protein, translated as MNRKVLRNLVSAILTCYATAAVSAPHWTHEEQATWGAIQDTSQTVVPLNYPFAECSIGAHQSPIDFAEAKIDNKRKLNDLEVWYDVDKPVFFNTGHAVQVNTSTNYKGELKIGEESFPLVQFHFHEPSEHAVGGTKFPAELHFVHVGQDGRLIVLGVAIRVGEENATFQTILNNMPTTGGDQNSNTSGIQIDPTTLLPPLGHNSFDYVALAGSLTTPPCSEGVHWYLLLDPITISAAQLDQLKGFYAGNARVPQNVNGRTVSSTK; from the coding sequence ATGAACAGAAAAGTATTGAGGAATCTGGTTTCAGCAATTTTGACATGCTATGCAACTGCAGCCGTTTCTGCTCCGCACTGGACGCATGAGGAGCAAGCCACGTGGGGCGCTATTCAGGATACGTCGCAAACGGTTGTGCCGCTAAATTATCCGTTTGCTGAATGCAGTATTGGTGCTCATCAATCACCGATCGATTTTGCTGAGGCAAAAATTGATAACAAACGGAAATTGAATGATCTGGAAGTTTGGTACGATGTGGATAAACCGGTATTTTTTAATACTGGCCATGCGGTTCAGGTTAATACTTCAACCAATTATAAAGGTGAGTTAAAAATTGGTGAAGAATCGTTTCCGCTGGTTCAGTTCCATTTTCATGAACCCAGCGAGCACGCAGTCGGCGGAACGAAGTTTCCAGCCGAATTACATTTTGTTCATGTCGGGCAAGATGGAAGACTCATTGTGCTGGGTGTTGCGATCAGAGTCGGAGAGGAAAATGCGACATTTCAGACTATTTTAAATAACATGCCAACCACAGGAGGTGATCAAAACAGCAATACCAGCGGCATCCAGATCGATCCGACAACATTACTGCCGCCGCTTGGCCATAATTCATTTGATTATGTTGCGTTAGCCGGTTCGTTAACAACGCCACCCTGCAGTGAGGGCGTACATTGGTATCTTTTGCTCGATCCCATTACGATATCAGCCGCGCAACTTGATCAGCTGAAGGGATTTTATGCGGGTAACGCCAGAGTGCCACAGAATGTCAATGGGCGGACTGTCTCTTCAACTAAATAA
- a CDS encoding primosomal protein N': MPVIRVALSVPVDTLFDYQADDANEHDIGARACVPFGKKKLTGVIVAVGAETQIAAEKLKPVHCIFREIKPLPVALLNLFHFCSQYYHHPLGMVIMNGLPVKLRNNKAVSLKRNPHDDRYVLTAAGTSIDLSSIPARSRVARNLLNAFQHTAALTASQVKQISPRANKLLPEWIRLGWITAQPISTARVTGTAKIPTLTSEQAVAVDAITSSNWQFDTWLLHGVTGSGKTEVYLRIIEPMLTQDKQTLVLIPEISLTPQLEAVFRNRFPAIPVVSLHSGLNDTERLIGWLQAQRGEAKIILGTRLAVFTPLPGLGLIIVDEEQDSSFKQQDGLRYSARDLAIFRGKQANIPVVLGSATPSLESYHHALTGRYRHVRLLSRAVQNAALPSIRCIDTRINKTQDGLSQPLLQALDQCLQEKHQSLIFLNRRGYAPVLLCKSCGWSAACQRCSSRLVVHLRDKKLSCHHCGHQVQFPRACPQCGNQDITPFGQGTQRVEETLAAHFPSARILRIDRDSTRRKHAWQEILHAIQTQQVDILIGTQLLAKGHDFPNLALVGILNADNALYSTDFRASERLFAQLMQVAGRAGRANVAGHVLIQTEFPEHPLYQSLRQHDYDALAQTLLAERKIAGFPPYVYQALLRAEAHDIRIVLDFLNQAKQLAQSLGTIELFDPVPAHMVRLKGLERGHVLVQSASRKHLQIFLTGWYAKLITLPGQKVRWVLDIDPLEF, from the coding sequence ATGCCGGTCATCCGCGTCGCGCTCAGTGTTCCGGTCGATACGCTATTTGACTATCAGGCTGACGATGCCAATGAACATGATATCGGTGCGCGCGCATGCGTACCGTTTGGGAAAAAGAAATTAACCGGTGTCATCGTCGCTGTTGGCGCTGAAACGCAGATTGCCGCGGAAAAGCTTAAACCGGTTCATTGCATTTTCAGAGAAATAAAACCGCTACCGGTCGCGTTGCTGAATTTATTTCATTTCTGCAGCCAGTATTATCATCATCCGCTAGGCATGGTGATCATGAACGGTCTACCCGTCAAATTGCGCAACAACAAGGCGGTCAGTTTAAAAAGAAATCCGCATGATGATCGTTATGTCCTGACGGCGGCAGGAACCAGTATTGATTTATCCAGCATTCCGGCACGCAGCCGCGTGGCACGAAACTTATTGAACGCGTTTCAGCACACCGCTGCGTTGACCGCCTCGCAAGTAAAGCAAATTTCACCGCGCGCGAATAAATTGCTACCGGAATGGATCCGACTCGGATGGATAACGGCGCAGCCCATTTCCACTGCACGAGTTACCGGCACCGCAAAAATCCCCACATTGACTTCCGAACAAGCGGTCGCCGTCGATGCGATTACCTCCAGCAACTGGCAATTTGATACCTGGCTGCTGCACGGCGTAACCGGCAGCGGCAAAACCGAGGTTTATCTCAGAATCATTGAGCCGATGCTGACACAAGACAAACAGACGCTGGTGTTAATCCCTGAAATCAGTTTGACACCACAACTGGAAGCGGTTTTCCGCAACCGCTTTCCCGCCATTCCTGTGGTGAGTCTGCATAGCGGACTCAACGACACCGAACGCTTAATCGGTTGGCTTCAGGCTCAACGCGGCGAGGCCAAAATCATATTAGGCACGCGTTTGGCTGTTTTTACACCCTTACCCGGCCTTGGGTTAATCATCGTCGATGAGGAACAGGACAGCTCATTCAAGCAACAGGACGGCTTGCGCTATTCCGCACGCGATTTGGCGATTTTCCGCGGCAAGCAAGCCAACATCCCGGTGGTGTTAGGTTCCGCCACGCCGTCGCTGGAAAGCTATCACCATGCGCTCACCGGCCGTTACCGGCATGTGCGCCTGCTAAGCCGTGCGGTGCAAAATGCCGCCCTGCCCTCGATCCGCTGCATCGATACGCGCATCAACAAAACTCAGGATGGTTTATCGCAACCGCTACTGCAAGCATTGGATCAATGCTTGCAAGAAAAGCATCAGAGCCTCATTTTTCTTAACCGGCGCGGTTATGCACCGGTGTTACTATGTAAATCCTGCGGCTGGAGCGCTGCTTGTCAGCGTTGCTCCAGCCGCCTGGTCGTGCATTTGCGCGATAAAAAATTGAGCTGCCACCATTGCGGTCATCAAGTACAGTTCCCACGTGCTTGTCCGCAGTGCGGTAATCAAGATATCACACCGTTCGGCCAAGGCACGCAACGTGTCGAAGAAACATTGGCTGCGCATTTTCCATCCGCGCGGATTTTGCGCATCGATCGCGACAGCACGCGCCGTAAACATGCATGGCAGGAAATTTTGCACGCCATCCAAACGCAGCAAGTCGACATTCTGATCGGCACACAACTACTCGCCAAGGGGCATGATTTTCCTAATCTCGCCTTGGTCGGTATTCTGAACGCCGACAATGCGCTCTACAGCACCGATTTCCGCGCCAGCGAGCGGTTGTTTGCACAGCTAATGCAAGTCGCCGGGCGCGCTGGGCGTGCGAATGTCGCCGGGCATGTGCTGATTCAAACCGAATTTCCCGAGCACCCGCTATACCAGTCGTTACGGCAGCACGATTACGATGCGCTGGCGCAAACTCTGCTGGCGGAAAGAAAAATTGCCGGATTTCCACCGTATGTCTATCAAGCATTGCTGCGAGCGGAAGCACACGATATCCGGATTGTCCTGGATTTTCTCAACCAGGCAAAGCAACTTGCCCAATCGCTTGGAACCATCGAATTATTCGATCCAGTTCCAGCACACATGGTGCGATTAAAAGGTCTGGAGCGCGGTCATGTGCTGGTGCAATCCGCATCTCGCAAGCACTTGCAAATTTTCCTGACCGGTTGGTATGCTAAGCTTATAACATTACCCGGCCAAAAGGTCCGTTGGGTGCTGGATATCGACCCGCTTGAGTTTTGA
- the dnaJ gene encoding molecular chaperone DnaJ, with the protein MSKRDYYHVLGVSRDADEAAIKKAYRKLAMKYHPDRNAGDVKSEEMFKEAKEAYEVLTDANKRAAYDQFGHAGVDASAGGGGGAHGFSEAFSDIFGDIFGGRGGRSNVHRGSDLRYNLEISLEQAAHGTETKIRIPTMEKCDTCNGSGSKPGTSAKTCPTCNGHGQVRMQQGFFSIQQTCPKCQGNGKIIAHPCASCHGVGRVKQHKTLNVKIPEGVDDGDRIRIAGEGEAGLNGGPPGDLYVVIHLSAHSVFRRDGDNLHCEIPISFTVAALGGEIEVPTLEGHAKIKVPSETQTGKIFRLRSKGIKGVRSHDKGDLLCHVVVETPVKLTARQKELLEELEAISLKDGSRHSPRAKSWMDKAREFFSE; encoded by the coding sequence ATGAGTAAGCGAGATTATTATCATGTACTCGGCGTCAGCCGCGATGCCGACGAAGCGGCCATCAAAAAAGCATATCGGAAACTGGCGATGAAGTATCATCCCGACCGGAATGCCGGCGATGTGAAATCGGAAGAGATGTTCAAGGAAGCCAAGGAAGCTTATGAAGTATTGACGGATGCGAATAAGCGTGCGGCTTACGACCAATTCGGTCATGCCGGGGTGGATGCCAGCGCGGGAGGAGGGGGCGGCGCGCATGGTTTCAGTGAGGCGTTTAGCGATATCTTCGGCGATATTTTCGGCGGGCGCGGCGGGCGCTCCAATGTGCACCGCGGCTCCGATTTACGCTACAACCTGGAAATTTCCCTGGAACAGGCGGCGCATGGAACCGAAACAAAAATCCGCATTCCGACCATGGAAAAATGCGACACCTGTAACGGCAGCGGTTCCAAACCGGGTACGTCAGCAAAAACCTGCCCAACGTGCAACGGCCACGGTCAAGTCAGGATGCAACAGGGATTTTTCTCTATCCAGCAAACCTGCCCGAAATGCCAGGGCAACGGCAAAATCATTGCGCATCCTTGTGCAAGTTGCCATGGAGTAGGGCGTGTCAAACAGCACAAAACACTCAATGTAAAAATTCCGGAAGGGGTGGACGACGGCGATCGGATCCGTATAGCCGGCGAAGGCGAGGCCGGGTTGAACGGCGGTCCGCCGGGCGACTTATACGTTGTGATTCATTTATCCGCGCACTCGGTTTTCCGCCGTGACGGTGATAATTTACATTGTGAAATCCCGATCAGCTTTACCGTGGCAGCACTGGGCGGTGAAATCGAGGTACCGACGCTCGAGGGACACGCCAAAATCAAAGTGCCGTCTGAAACACAAACCGGCAAGATCTTCCGGTTGCGCAGCAAAGGCATCAAGGGTGTGCGCAGCCACGACAAAGGCGACTTGCTTTGCCATGTCGTGGTGGAGACTCCGGTCAAACTGACAGCACGCCAGAAAGAATTGCTGGAGGAATTGGAGGCTATCAGCCTGAAAGACGGTTCACGGCATAGTCCTCGAGCAAAATCGTGGATGGATAAGGCGCGTGAATTTTTCTCCGAATAA
- a CDS encoding zinc-binding dehydrogenase: MKAVYFGTGGAADVLQYGDIELPGKCGENQLLIHLKAAGINPIDCKIRSAPERFPVTFPVIPGCDGAGIVIATGSQVKSFSPGDEVYFSQPGFNNRQGTYAEYVLVDAGLAALKPRTLSFEQAAAAPLVFITAWEALHDRARMTSGQTVLIHAGAGGVGYAAIQLAKLAGAQVITTVSNEEKAYLVRQLGADQIIDYRTQDVVVEVMRWTAGKGVDIAFDTVGPEVLQTCFRCVKPYGDVVTILQPSPDTDWSEARKRNVRFSLELMLSPILMELAEAKLHQGKILQQCAQLFDENKLTVKIARSFALPDAAAAQQFLEQTHPAGKLVLTMG, from the coding sequence ATGAAAGCGGTCTATTTCGGTACGGGAGGGGCAGCCGATGTGCTGCAGTATGGCGATATCGAGTTACCCGGTAAGTGCGGTGAGAATCAACTGCTGATTCATCTCAAGGCCGCCGGTATCAATCCAATCGATTGTAAAATCCGCTCAGCGCCGGAGCGTTTTCCGGTCACTTTTCCGGTAATTCCCGGTTGCGACGGCGCCGGGATTGTAATTGCCACCGGTTCTCAGGTAAAAAGTTTTAGCCCTGGCGATGAAGTTTATTTCTCACAGCCCGGCTTTAATAACCGGCAAGGCACCTACGCCGAATATGTTTTGGTCGATGCCGGATTGGCCGCGCTCAAACCGCGCACGTTATCGTTTGAACAAGCTGCCGCCGCGCCGCTGGTTTTTATCACTGCGTGGGAAGCCTTGCACGACCGGGCGCGCATGACCAGCGGTCAAACGGTATTGATTCATGCCGGTGCCGGTGGTGTCGGTTACGCCGCGATTCAATTGGCGAAGCTGGCCGGCGCGCAAGTGATTACAACAGTCAGCAATGAAGAAAAAGCGTATTTAGTCCGGCAATTGGGCGCCGATCAAATCATCGACTACCGCACGCAGGATGTGGTTGTTGAGGTGATGCGCTGGACAGCCGGTAAGGGGGTGGATATCGCATTCGATACCGTGGGTCCCGAAGTATTGCAAACTTGCTTTCGCTGTGTAAAACCCTACGGCGATGTCGTCACCATATTGCAACCGTCACCGGATACGGATTGGAGCGAGGCACGTAAACGCAATGTGCGTTTTAGTCTGGAATTAATGTTGTCGCCCATTCTGATGGAATTGGCGGAAGCGAAGCTTCATCAGGGCAAAATATTACAGCAATGCGCTCAGTTGTTTGATGAAAACAAATTGACAGTAAAAATCGCGCGTAGCTTTGCACTTCCAGATGCAGCAGCAGCGCAGCAATTTCTTGAGCAAACTCACCCTGCAGGTAAGCTTGTCCTGACGATGGGATAA
- a CDS encoding transposase family protein, with amino-acid sequence MQERLKREAKRYNKSYPGELVHLDSKRLPLLKGQSANKPREYLFVAIDDFSRELYADIFPDKTQYSAACFLIATVAQCPYQIDCTYSDNGTEFKGTGDHAFVKACRQHGIGQKFTRVNRPQTNGKAERVIRTFMDMWHNKFCFKDTADRRIQLVRFINFYNTVKPHKSLNNATPYEILNAYFNQPLCKQP; translated from the coding sequence ATCCAGGAACGTCTCAAGCGCGAAGCGAAGCGCTATAACAAATCTTATCCGGGCGAGCTCGTTCACCTAGATAGCAAGCGGCTTCCATTATTGAAAGGACAGTCTGCCAATAAACCTCGCGAGTACCTGTTTGTGGCCATCGATGATTTCTCCAGGGAATTGTATGCCGATATCTTCCCCGATAAAACTCAATACAGCGCCGCTTGCTTTCTCATCGCTACTGTTGCCCAATGTCCTTATCAAATCGATTGCACTTATTCCGATAACGGCACGGAATTTAAAGGAACTGGCGATCATGCTTTTGTCAAAGCTTGCAGGCAACACGGTATCGGTCAGAAGTTTACTCGTGTCAATCGTCCTCAAACCAACGGGAAAGCTGAGCGCGTGATTCGCACGTTCATGGACATGTGGCACAACAAATTCTGTTTTAAAGACACTGCTGACCGACGTATTCAACTTGTCCGTTTCATTAACTTCTACAATACCGTTAAGCCTCATAAGAGTTTGAATAATGCTACCCCTTATGAAATACTCAACGCTTATTTCAATCAACCTCTCTGTAAACAACCCTGA
- a CDS encoding DMT family transporter: MLVAAFMFACMGVLVKFGAVYFSSTELVFYRSLFGVWMTYLIIRYYGLPVATAHWRVHCWRGISGLVSLLMFFYCLTELPLAAAISLNYTWPLFVALLSTLILKENIHWPLICAILVGFVGVILLLRPTLPEDHWMAGLLGIASGFFAAIAYINVKQLGNLGESEWHVVFYFTLISTLATGLWLLFTTFSPITWHGLLLLLGTGITATLAQLAMTRAYHKGATLVVTSLGYSTVLFASLWGIVLWNELLSPIAWSGMGLIVLGGLLSGILGIKLAPAVAQK; this comes from the coding sequence ATGCTGGTAGCGGCTTTTATGTTTGCTTGCATGGGTGTCCTGGTTAAGTTTGGCGCTGTTTATTTTTCCAGTACGGAATTGGTATTTTATCGCTCGTTGTTCGGAGTCTGGATGACTTACCTGATCATCCGCTATTATGGGCTTCCGGTAGCAACAGCACATTGGCGAGTTCATTGCTGGCGCGGCATCAGCGGTTTGGTCAGTCTGTTGATGTTTTTTTATTGCTTGACGGAATTACCTTTGGCTGCCGCGATTTCGTTGAATTACACCTGGCCGCTTTTTGTCGCTCTGCTTTCCACGTTAATTCTCAAAGAGAATATACATTGGCCGTTAATTTGCGCGATTCTTGTCGGTTTCGTCGGCGTCATTTTGCTGTTACGGCCGACACTGCCGGAGGATCATTGGATGGCAGGTTTATTGGGGATTGCTTCCGGCTTTTTCGCCGCGATTGCATACATCAATGTTAAACAATTGGGTAATCTCGGTGAATCGGAGTGGCACGTGGTGTTTTACTTTACGCTGATCAGTACGCTGGCTACCGGTTTGTGGTTACTATTCACGACATTTAGTCCAATAACCTGGCATGGTTTGTTATTGCTGCTCGGTACTGGCATAACGGCGACTTTGGCGCAGCTTGCGATGACGCGCGCCTATCACAAAGGCGCTACACTGGTTGTGACGTCGCTGGGTTATAGCACGGTATTGTTTGCCAGTTTGTGGGGCATTGTGTTGTGGAATGAGTTATTGTCTCCTATCGCTTGGTCCGGCATGGGATTGATCGTTCTGGGCGGATTGCTGAGCGGTATTTTAGGTATCAAGCTGGCACCCGCTGTTGCGCAAAAGTAA